The following are from one region of the Methyloversatilis discipulorum genome:
- the lysS gene encoding lysine--tRNA ligase, with protein MTDHAALPADDDNHIIAERREKLRQWREAGGAYPNDFQRTHYAGEITAQHATATAESLEAHPERVQLAGRVMLKRVMGKASFATILDMSGRIQLYVTNDGVGEEVHGAFKHWDLGDIVGCSGTLFRTRTGELTVKCDAIRLLSKALRPLPEKFHGLSDQEAKYRYRYLDLITNDDSRATFVARSRMMSAIRAEMTRQGFLEVETPMMHPIPGGAAAKPFKTHHNALDMELFLRIAPELYLKRLVVGGFEKVFEVNRNFRNEGISPRHNPEFTMMEFYQAYADYRQLMDYTEYLLRHCAEQALGTTKFMYQGRELDLGQPFHRLTIVEAIRKYNPQYSEEQLADETFVKQAIVTHGEKVKPGGLGSLQLQLFEACAEAQLWEPTFIIDYPAEVSPLARRSDAQPEITERFELFIVGREIANGFSELNDPEDQAARFLEQAKAKDAGDEEAMYFDADYIRALEHGLPPTGGCGIGIDRLVMLLTDSANIRDVILFPQMRRE; from the coding sequence ATGACCGACCACGCCGCACTGCCCGCCGACGACGACAACCACATCATCGCGGAGCGGCGCGAGAAACTGCGCCAGTGGCGTGAAGCCGGCGGCGCCTACCCGAACGACTTCCAGCGCACGCACTACGCCGGCGAAATCACCGCCCAGCACGCAACGGCCACCGCCGAGTCGCTGGAAGCGCATCCCGAGCGCGTGCAGCTGGCCGGCCGCGTCATGCTGAAGCGCGTGATGGGCAAGGCCAGCTTCGCCACCATCCTGGACATGTCGGGCCGCATCCAGCTCTACGTGACCAACGACGGCGTCGGCGAAGAGGTGCACGGCGCCTTCAAGCACTGGGACCTGGGCGACATCGTCGGCTGTTCCGGCACGCTGTTCCGCACCCGCACCGGCGAACTGACCGTGAAGTGCGACGCCATCCGCCTGCTGTCCAAGGCGCTGCGCCCGCTGCCGGAGAAATTCCACGGCCTGTCCGACCAGGAAGCGAAGTACCGCTACCGCTACCTCGACCTGATCACCAACGACGACTCGCGCGCCACCTTCGTCGCGCGCAGCCGCATGATGAGCGCCATCCGCGCCGAAATGACGCGCCAGGGCTTCCTCGAAGTCGAGACGCCGATGATGCACCCCATCCCCGGCGGCGCCGCGGCCAAGCCCTTCAAGACCCACCACAATGCGCTCGACATGGAGCTGTTCCTGCGCATCGCGCCCGAGCTTTACCTGAAGCGGCTGGTGGTCGGCGGCTTCGAGAAGGTGTTCGAGGTGAACCGCAACTTCCGCAACGAAGGCATCAGCCCGCGCCACAACCCCGAATTCACGATGATGGAGTTCTATCAGGCCTACGCCGACTACCGGCAGCTGATGGACTACACCGAATACCTGCTGCGCCACTGCGCCGAACAGGCGCTGGGCACGACCAAGTTCATGTATCAGGGCCGCGAACTGGACCTGGGCCAGCCCTTCCACCGGCTGACCATCGTCGAGGCCATCCGCAAGTACAACCCGCAGTATTCCGAAGAACAGCTGGCCGACGAGACTTTCGTGAAGCAGGCCATCGTGACCCACGGCGAGAAGGTGAAGCCGGGCGGCCTCGGCTCGCTGCAGCTGCAGCTGTTCGAAGCCTGCGCCGAAGCACAGCTGTGGGAACCGACCTTCATCATCGATTACCCGGCGGAGGTGAGCCCGCTGGCGCGCCGTTCGGACGCGCAGCCGGAGATCACCGAGCGCTTCGAGCTGTTCATCGTCGGCCGCGAGATCGCGAATGGCTTCTCCGAGCTGAACGACCCGGAAGACCAGGCGGCCCGCTTCCTGGAACAGGCCAAAGCCAAGGACGCCGGCGACGAGGAAGCGATGTATTTCGACGCCGACTACATCCGCGCGCTCGAACACGGCCTGCCGCCGACCGGCGGCTGCGGCATCGGCATCGACCGCCTGGTCATGCTGCTGACCGATTCGGCCAACATCCGCGACGTCATCCTGTTCCCGCAGATGCGTCGCGAGTAA
- a CDS encoding UDP-2,3-diacylglucosamine diphosphatase — MNAPDPLVRRVRAIFLSDIHLGTRGCQAEALLDFLRHHESDYLYLVGDIIDFWAMSRSIHWTPSQNTVVQKILRRARKGTQVVFIPGNHDEALREYTGTVFGDIELQREYIHQAADGRRYWLVHGDDFDQVTRHHRWVALLGDVAYNLLVSINSRLSWLRRTLGIAGYWSLAGYAKRKVKSAVSFIYDFEDSVMHEARTRGVDGVICGHIHAVSLREVQGLTYMNCGDWVDSCTAIVEHADGRFAIVDWGQELRAAGPRTALAVEEETAEA, encoded by the coding sequence GTGAATGCTCCCGATCCTCTCGTGCGGCGCGTGCGTGCCATCTTCCTGTCGGACATCCACCTCGGTACGCGTGGATGCCAGGCCGAGGCGCTGCTCGATTTCCTGCGTCACCACGAATCCGACTACCTCTACCTGGTCGGCGACATCATCGACTTCTGGGCGATGAGCCGCTCCATACACTGGACGCCATCACAGAACACCGTCGTGCAGAAGATCCTGCGCCGCGCGCGCAAGGGCACCCAGGTCGTCTTCATCCCGGGCAATCACGACGAGGCGCTGCGCGAATACACCGGCACCGTGTTCGGCGACATCGAACTGCAGCGCGAGTACATCCATCAGGCTGCCGATGGCCGCCGCTACTGGCTGGTGCATGGCGACGACTTTGACCAGGTCACGCGCCACCACCGCTGGGTCGCCCTGCTCGGCGACGTCGCGTACAACCTGCTGGTCAGCATCAATTCGCGGCTGTCCTGGCTGCGCCGCACGCTTGGCATCGCCGGCTACTGGTCGCTGGCCGGCTACGCCAAGCGCAAGGTGAAGAGCGCAGTCAGCTTCATCTACGACTTCGAGGATTCGGTCATGCACGAGGCGCGCACGCGCGGCGTCGATGGCGTGATCTGCGGCCACATCCACGCGGTGTCGCTGCGCGAGGTGCAGGGCCTGACCTATATGAACTGCGGCGACTGGGTGGACAGCTGCACCGCCATCGTCGAACACGCCGACGGCCGCTTCGCCATCGTCGACTGGGGGCAGGAACTGCGCGCCGCAGGACCGCGCACGGCACTGGCCGTGGAGGAAGAGACGGCCGAGGCCTGA
- the sugE gene encoding quaternary ammonium compound efflux SMR transporter SugE has translation MSWTILVIAGLFECAWAIGLKYTDGFSRFWPSAFTVVTMIISVVLLGIAMRNLPVGTAYAVWTGIGAVGTVILGIVLFSEPANAARLVCVGLIVAGILGLKLTSA, from the coding sequence ATGTCGTGGACCATCCTCGTGATCGCCGGCCTGTTCGAATGCGCCTGGGCGATCGGCCTCAAATACACCGACGGTTTCAGCCGTTTCTGGCCTTCGGCCTTCACCGTGGTGACGATGATCATCAGCGTCGTGCTGCTCGGCATCGCCATGCGCAACCTGCCGGTGGGCACCGCCTACGCCGTCTGGACCGGCATCGGCGCGGTCGGCACCGTCATCCTCGGCATCGTGCTGTTCAGCGAGCCGGCCAACGCGGCGCGACTGGTCTGTGTCGGCCTCATCGTCGCCGGCATTCTCGGCCTCAAGCTGACTTCGGCCTGA
- the mnmC gene encoding bifunctional tRNA (5-methylaminomethyl-2-thiouridine)(34)-methyltransferase MnmD/FAD-dependent 5-carboxymethylaminomethyl-2-thiouridine(34) oxidoreductase MnmC produces MSRPLQPLVPAPLEFADDGTPRSAAYGDVYHSSEGALAQAQHVFLAGNGLPERWAGRERFVVLETGFGLGLNFLATWRAWRDSPDRCARLHFVSVEKHPFAQYDLAIAYQRLLPPDMADMAQKLVERWPLAVRGLHRIEFDGGRVILTLGLGDAEHLLPQLTLRANAIFLDGFSPAKNPELWSPYICKQLSRLAAADATLATWSVASGVRDALAGAGFVSEKQAGFGPKRHMLTGHLHPGAQAAALRHRPEPTAPKRVAVIGAGLAGCTVAERLAARGTEVLLIERHAAPAQEASGNAAGVLRPMIARDDSVIARFSRAAFLHASAHMRRLAGEGRPLKWGPTGVMQIAHDAEHEHLQREVCETGALPQALVRYLSDWEMTRRIGYPVALGGWWFPRGAWVNPASLCDANLERAGAAVSRLMSTEALSLTRDADRWSVSTAAGTLIDADAVVLANAADACALLPHPLPLTRVRGQVTRLPRSLLPNLHVTVCREGYICPTPDGDLNLGASFDIGDADTAVREDSHAGNLARLERLLPEACTPPQAATLPGRTSFRTATPDRLPLIGETGGLHLLTGLGARGLVWNALGAELLAARLCGDPLPLERDLALALSPARFSPDN; encoded by the coding sequence ATGTCCCGACCTCTTCAGCCTCTGGTTCCGGCCCCGCTCGAATTCGCCGACGACGGCACGCCGCGCTCGGCCGCTTACGGCGACGTCTATCACTCGTCGGAGGGCGCGCTGGCGCAGGCGCAGCACGTGTTCCTCGCCGGCAATGGCCTGCCCGAACGCTGGGCCGGCCGCGAACGCTTCGTCGTGCTGGAGACCGGTTTCGGCCTCGGCCTGAATTTCCTCGCCACCTGGCGCGCCTGGCGCGACAGCCCGGACCGTTGCGCACGACTGCACTTCGTGTCGGTCGAGAAGCACCCGTTCGCGCAGTACGACCTGGCCATCGCCTACCAGCGCCTGCTGCCGCCGGACATGGCCGACATGGCGCAGAAGCTGGTCGAGCGCTGGCCGCTGGCGGTGCGCGGACTGCATCGCATCGAGTTCGACGGCGGCCGCGTCATCCTGACCCTGGGCCTGGGCGACGCCGAGCACCTGCTGCCGCAGTTGACGCTGCGCGCCAACGCGATCTTTCTCGACGGTTTCTCGCCGGCGAAGAATCCTGAACTGTGGTCGCCCTACATATGTAAACAGCTGTCGCGCCTCGCAGCCGCGGACGCCACGCTGGCGACCTGGAGCGTCGCCTCCGGCGTGCGCGACGCGCTTGCCGGCGCCGGCTTCGTCAGCGAGAAGCAGGCCGGCTTCGGACCGAAGCGCCACATGCTGACCGGCCACCTGCACCCGGGCGCGCAGGCCGCTGCACTGCGCCACCGGCCCGAGCCGACGGCGCCGAAGCGGGTGGCAGTGATCGGCGCCGGCCTCGCCGGCTGCACCGTCGCCGAGCGACTGGCCGCGCGCGGCACCGAAGTGCTGCTGATCGAGCGCCACGCAGCCCCGGCGCAGGAGGCGTCGGGCAATGCGGCGGGCGTGCTGCGACCGATGATCGCCCGCGACGACAGCGTGATCGCGCGTTTTTCCCGTGCCGCCTTCCTGCACGCATCCGCCCACATGAGGCGGCTGGCTGGCGAAGGTCGGCCGCTGAAGTGGGGGCCGACCGGGGTGATGCAGATCGCCCACGACGCGGAACACGAGCACCTGCAGCGCGAGGTATGCGAAACCGGCGCGCTGCCGCAGGCGCTGGTGCGCTACCTGTCGGACTGGGAAATGACGCGGCGCATCGGCTATCCGGTCGCACTCGGCGGCTGGTGGTTCCCGCGCGGCGCCTGGGTGAATCCGGCCAGCCTGTGCGACGCCAATCTAGAGCGCGCCGGCGCCGCGGTCAGCCGGCTGATGTCCACTGAGGCGCTGTCGCTGACCCGTGACGCCGACCGCTGGTCGGTAAGCACCGCCGCCGGCACGCTGATCGACGCCGACGCGGTGGTGCTGGCCAACGCGGCAGACGCCTGTGCCCTGCTGCCGCACCCGCTGCCGCTGACCCGCGTACGTGGCCAGGTGACGCGGCTGCCGCGCAGCCTGCTGCCCAATCTGCATGTGACCGTGTGCCGCGAGGGCTACATCTGCCCGACGCCGGACGGTGACCTCAATCTCGGCGCCAGTTTCGATATCGGCGACGCCGATACTGCGGTGCGCGAGGACAGTCACGCCGGCAATCTGGCCCGCCTCGAACGCCTGCTGCCGGAGGCCTGCACGCCGCCGCAAGCTGCAACACTGCCTGGCCGCACCTCGTTTCGGACTGCAACACCCGACCGTCTGCCGCTGATCGGCGAAACGGGCGGCCTGCACCTGCTGACCGGCCTCGGTGCGCGCGGCTTGGTGTGGAACGCGCTCGGCGCCGAACTGCTCGCAGCAAGGCTTTGCGGCGATCCTTTGCCGCTCGAACGGGATCTGGCACTGGCGCTGAGCCCGGCGCGCTTCTCGCCGGACAATTGA
- the norR gene encoding nitric oxide reductase transcriptional regulator NorR, with product MTTHPLLSALIPLVDDLSRDLPAQERYRRLLQALRELLPCDATALLRLDGDRLVPLAIDGLSPDTLGRHFLIAEHPRLAALLERSEPTRFAADCPLPDPYDGLIQGHGAHLEVHDCLGCPLYLDEQPWGVLTLDALDPARFAGADLDMLAGFASLAAATVKAAQRIDTLARRAENEELRAEAYREAAGASPAGSGDMVGHSAAHRRLLKEIELVGGSELTVLIHGETGVGKELVARALHAASARAARPLVSLNCAALPDNLVESELFGHVRGAFSGALTERRGKFALADGGTLFLDEIGELPLAAQAKLLRVLQGGQLQRIGAEQEVHVDVRVIAATNRDLAEEVRAGRFRADLYHRLGVYPLHVPPLRERGRDVLLLAGRFLEQNRARLGLRGLRLAPDAQAALLAHDWPGNVRELEHLISRAALKALAGTHERPRIVTLDAAHLELSPPAPPETPAPVNDPAGPVGDLRSAVDRLQREAIAAALARTGHNWAAAARELGLDRANLQRLAKRLGLR from the coding sequence ATGACCACACACCCACTGCTGTCCGCGCTGATTCCGCTGGTCGACGACCTGTCGCGCGACCTGCCGGCGCAGGAGCGCTATCGACGACTTCTGCAGGCGCTGCGCGAACTGCTGCCCTGCGACGCCACCGCGCTGCTGCGGCTGGACGGCGATCGTCTGGTACCGCTGGCGATAGACGGCCTGAGCCCGGACACGCTGGGCCGTCACTTCCTGATCGCCGAGCACCCGCGCCTGGCGGCACTGCTCGAACGCAGCGAACCGACCCGCTTCGCCGCCGACTGTCCGCTGCCCGACCCCTATGACGGACTGATACAGGGTCACGGCGCACATCTGGAAGTACATGACTGCCTGGGCTGCCCGCTCTATCTGGACGAACAGCCCTGGGGCGTGCTGACGCTGGACGCGCTCGACCCGGCGCGCTTCGCCGGCGCCGACCTCGACATGCTGGCCGGCTTCGCCAGTCTGGCCGCGGCCACCGTCAAGGCCGCGCAGCGCATCGACACGCTGGCGCGCCGGGCCGAGAACGAGGAACTGCGCGCCGAGGCCTACCGCGAGGCGGCCGGCGCCAGCCCGGCAGGCAGTGGCGACATGGTCGGCCACAGCGCCGCGCACCGGCGACTGCTGAAGGAAATCGAACTGGTAGGCGGCAGCGAGCTCACCGTGCTGATCCACGGCGAAACCGGCGTCGGCAAGGAACTGGTGGCCCGCGCGCTGCACGCCGCCTCGGCTCGCGCGGCGCGGCCGCTGGTCAGCCTGAACTGCGCCGCCCTGCCCGACAACCTGGTCGAAAGCGAACTGTTCGGTCACGTGCGCGGCGCCTTTTCCGGCGCGCTGACCGAGCGCCGCGGCAAGTTCGCGCTGGCCGACGGCGGCACGCTCTTCCTCGACGAGATCGGCGAACTGCCGCTGGCGGCCCAGGCCAAGCTGCTGCGCGTGCTGCAGGGAGGCCAGCTGCAGCGCATCGGTGCCGAGCAGGAAGTCCATGTGGACGTGCGCGTGATCGCCGCCACCAATCGCGATCTGGCCGAGGAAGTGCGCGCCGGCCGCTTCCGGGCCGACCTCTACCACCGGCTCGGCGTCTATCCGCTGCACGTGCCGCCGCTGCGCGAACGCGGCCGCGACGTGCTGCTGCTGGCCGGCCGCTTCCTCGAACAGAACCGTGCGCGCCTCGGTCTGCGCGGCCTGCGCCTCGCCCCGGACGCGCAGGCCGCCCTGCTCGCCCACGACTGGCCCGGCAATGTGCGCGAACTGGAGCACCTGATCAGCCGTGCCGCGCTGAAGGCGCTGGCCGGCACCCACGAGCGCCCGCGCATCGTCACGCTGGACGCCGCCCACCTCGAACTGTCGCCGCCGGCACCGCCCGAGACACCGGCGCCGGTCAATGATCCGGCGGGCCCGGTCGGCGACCTGCGCAGCGCGGTCGACCGCCTGCAGCGCGAAGCGATCGCTGCCGCACTGGCGCGCACCGGTCACAACTGGGCCGCTGCCGCGCGCGAACTGGGGCTGGACCGCGCCAACCTGCAGCGGCTGGCGAAACGGCTCGGCCTGCGCTGA
- the hmpA gene encoding NO-inducible flavohemoprotein — protein sequence MLSPEHRAVIKATVPLLESGGEALTTHFYRIMLSEHPEVRPLFNQAHQASGDQPRALANGVLMYAKNIDRLEALGPLVGQIVQKHVSLQVLPEHYPIVGGCLLRAIREVLGAEIATDAVIEAWAAAYGQLADLLIGAEESVYADHAQADGGWRGARAFRVARKVRESDEITSFHLEPVDGQPVLRHAPGEYIGLRVNIDGQEMRRNYSLSAAANGRDYRISVKREAGGRVSGHLHDAVNEGDVLDLFPPAGDFTLRASDRPVALITAGVGITPALPMMEAALAEGREVHFIHCARHGGVHAFRDHVEALAQRHPKLKRFYVYSEPRDGDQAHAEGFIERLHLERWLPQPSALDAYFLGPKPFMARVKKQLLELGVPAAQTHYEFFGPAAALDG from the coding sequence ATGCTGAGCCCGGAACACCGAGCCGTCATCAAGGCCACCGTGCCGCTGCTGGAAAGCGGCGGCGAAGCGCTGACCACGCACTTCTACCGCATCATGCTGAGCGAACACCCGGAGGTGCGCCCGCTGTTCAATCAGGCGCATCAGGCCAGCGGCGATCAGCCGCGCGCGCTGGCCAATGGCGTGCTGATGTACGCGAAGAACATCGACCGTCTGGAAGCGCTCGGTCCGCTGGTCGGTCAGATCGTGCAGAAGCACGTGTCGCTGCAGGTGCTGCCCGAGCATTACCCCATCGTCGGCGGCTGCCTGCTACGCGCCATCCGTGAGGTACTGGGCGCCGAGATCGCGACCGACGCGGTGATCGAAGCCTGGGCCGCGGCCTACGGTCAGTTGGCCGATCTGCTGATCGGCGCCGAGGAGTCGGTCTATGCCGACCACGCGCAGGCCGACGGCGGCTGGCGCGGTGCGCGCGCTTTCCGCGTCGCGCGCAAGGTGCGCGAGAGCGACGAAATCACCTCTTTCCATCTCGAACCGGTGGACGGCCAGCCAGTGCTGCGCCACGCGCCGGGCGAATACATCGGCCTGCGGGTGAACATCGACGGCCAGGAAATGCGCCGCAACTATTCGCTGTCGGCCGCCGCCAACGGGCGCGACTACCGCATCAGCGTCAAGCGCGAGGCGGGCGGCCGGGTGTCCGGCCACCTGCACGACGCGGTGAATGAGGGCGACGTGCTCGATCTGTTTCCGCCGGCCGGCGATTTCACGCTGCGTGCATCCGACCGCCCGGTGGCGCTGATCACCGCCGGCGTCGGCATCACGCCGGCGCTGCCGATGATGGAAGCGGCGCTGGCCGAGGGCCGCGAGGTGCACTTCATCCACTGCGCGCGTCACGGCGGCGTGCACGCCTTCCGCGACCACGTCGAAGCACTGGCGCAGCGGCATCCGAAGCTGAAGCGCTTCTATGTTTACAGCGAGCCGCGCGACGGCGACCAGGCGCACGCGGAAGGCTTCATCGAGCGCCTGCATCTCGAACGCTGGCTGCCGCAACCGTCGGCGCTGGACGCCTACTTCCTCGGCCCCAAGCCTTTCATGGCGCGGGTAAAGAAGCAGCTGTTGGAACTGGGCGTGCCGGCGGCACAGACCCATTACGAGTTCTTCGGACCGGCGGCTGCACTCGACGGCTGA